The DNA region CGTCAGACCGACGTACACCGCGAGCACGACCTTTGCTAGTGGACCGACAACTCTGGCCCCCTGCTCCGCCATGACGTAGGCGATAAGGGCAAAGACACCCACCGGGGCGTACTGCATGACCCCTCCGACTATGAGATACATCGCCTCGGCAAGACCATCAAAGACCTTGAGCAACACGCCGGCACTGGTCCTGATGCGCTCCTCCTCTCTGTTCATCAGGTAGGTTATGGCTATGCCAAGGACTATGGCGAAAAATATCACCGGCAGAACGGCCCCGTTAGCCAGCGAGCCGAAGGGGTTGGTCGGCACTATGTCCAACAGGGTTTTAACAAGGGACGGTGACGAAGCCTCTATCGCCTTCCCCTGACCGGTTCCAAGGTTTATACCGGTTCCAACCCTGAACAGGTTGCCCATTAGCAGACCGAAGAACACTGCAAAGGCAGAGGTCAAGAGGTAGTAGACCACTATCTTAACGCCAACCCTGCCCAGCCGCGCTGGACTGATGCTGGCCGCTCCCACCACAAGGGACGCGAGGACTATTGGCATGACCAGCATCTTCAGCAGGCGAACGAAGAGGTCACCGAACGGCTTTACGTAAGTCTTGACGACCCCTGCATACCCGTAGTGCCCGAGGATAAGTCCCACGACCGCACCCAGAATCAGACCCCAGAGTATCTTCTGCAGAACCGGATAGTCGAGATACCTCCTAAGGAGTCCCATGGCCGACACCTCGAACGTCAGGCAATGCACCCAGCAGGCACATGCCGTCTATCTTTAGACGTCAATGTATATAAAGCCTACTTAATGCCCCATAGTCGTATCGTCCAGAAGGGACGCCCAAACAACCCGCGGATTGTCACGCAAACATGAACACGAGGATGACGAGGCAAAAACCTTAAATCCCCCGAAATATATATCACCCCGGGTGATTAATGTGGACGCATACCAGAGCGTCGGGATAAGAAGAAGGATGAGGAGGTTCTTCCGCAGAAACGGGAGGGCGCTTATATTCGCGATGGACCATGGTTTTGAGCACGGTCCGACCGATTTCGAGCCGGTCTGGGAGCACGTCAACCCGAAGGTCATCATAAAGAAGGTCACGAGGGCCGGTGTGGACGGCGTCATGATGCTCCCCGGGATCGCTAGGGTGGCCGCCGATGAGGTTAGAGGGCAGAGGGGGCTCATGGTGAAACTGACCAGCAAGACCGCCCTTCGACCCGGAGATGGCCAGCTTCTCCAGAGCCAGCTCGCATTTGTTGAAGACGCAATAAAGCTCGGCGCAGATGCGATAGCAGCCACCGTCTACTGGGGCAGTCCCGCCGAGGACGTCATGATGCGTCAGTTTGCGGAGGTGGCGAACTACGCCCACGACCTCGGCTTCCCCGTCGTTCAGTTCGCCTACCCGCGCGGGCCGTACATAACGGAGAAGTACGGCAGGAAGGAGGACTACCGCGTCGTCATGTACGGTGCAAGGGCGGCCGCCGAGACCGGTGCCGACATGATAAAGACCTACTGGACCGGTTCAAAGGAGACCTTCTCCAAGGTGGTTGATGCCGCCGCCGGCGTTCCGGTTCTCCTCAGCGGGGGCGCAAAGGCGGAGAACCCCCTTGACTTCCTCAGGGTGGTCAGTGGGGTGATTGAGGCAGGAGGAGCTGGAGCCGTCGTAGGCAGGAATATCTTCCAGCGCGAGAACCCCGAACCAATGATAAAGGCCCTCTTAAGGGTGATACACCGCAACGAGGAGCCGGAAGAAGCCGCCAAGGCAGAAGGGCTCCTCTAAACCTTTTTTTACGTTCATCGCCGAAATAAGGTTCAACCTCCGTCGGAACTTTTTTAAACACATGGACATTTAGGGGGCTTATAAATTAGTGACGGCACGGAAGCAGGTGATATCTATGGTGGAGATAATAGACACGACGTTTAGGGACGCCCATCAGTCCCTCCTGGCCACGAGGCTTCAGACCCAGGATATGCTCCGTATAGCGGAATCGATGGACAGGATAGGGTTTTACTCGATGGAGGTTTGGGGAGGGGCAACGTTCGACGTCTGCATCCGGTACCTTCAGGAGGACCCCTGGGAGAGGCTGAGGCTCCTGAGGGAGAGGATCAGAAAGACGAAACTCCAAATGCTCATACGGGGGCAGAACCTCGTTGGCTACCGCCACTACCCCGACGATGTTGCGGAGAAGTTTGTAGAGCTGGCCCATAGGAACGGAGTAGACATCTTCCGAGTCTTCGATGCCCTCAACGACGTCAGGAACATGGAGACTGTGATAAAAAAGGCCAAAGAGGTCGGTGCCGAGGTTCAGGGGGCCATAGCGTACACGACGGGGCCGGTCTTCACCCTGGAGTACTACCTCAAGAAGGTCGAGGAGCTCCTCGCGCTGGACGTTGACGTCATCACCGTAAAGGACATGGCAGGTTTGCTGACGCCCTGGAAGGCTTATGAACTCGTAAGCGAGATAAAAAAGACCTATGGGGTCCCAGTAAACGTCCACACCCATGCAACCACCGGGATGGCAGTGGCCACTTACCTCAAGGCAATAGAAGGTGGAGCGGACTTTGTGGATACCGCGATAAGCCCCCTAGCATTCGGAACCGCCCAGCCAGGGATACAGACGATATGGCACGCGATCCCCGAGACCCTTGGCCACCTAAACCGCGAACTGATTCATGAGGTATCACGCTATCTCAAGAAACTCCTGGAGGAGAAGTACGGCGGACTGCTCCACAAAGAGACACTCATGGTGAACCCCTACGTTCTCAAGTACCAGGTTCCCGGAGGTATGTACTCGAACCTGCTGATCCAGCTGAGGGAGATGAAGGCCATAGCCAAGCTGGACGAAGTGCTGCATGAAATACCCCATGTAAGAGAAGACCTAGGCTGGCCGCCGCTCGTGACCCCAACCAGTCAGATAGTGGGCACGCAGGCCGTTCTGAACGTCCTGTTCGGCAGGTACGAACGCACAACGCAGGAGGTAAAGGACTACGTGAAGGGCCTCTACGGACGGCCACCGGCCCCCATAAAAGAGGATATCAAAAGAAGAATCATCGGGAAGGCGGAACCCACCACTGAAAAACCGGCAAACCTGCTCGGTCCCAGGGTTGAGGAGTGCAGGAAAGAGCTTGAGGAACTCGGCTACCTTGGGAAAGAGGAGGACGTTCTAACCTACTGCCTGTTCCCGGAGGTGGCGGTCGGGTTCTTCAGGACAAGGCAGGAGGGAAGAAAAGGGTCGGAAATCCCACAGAAGGCCCAGAAATTCAAGATATACGTGAACGGTGTTGAGTTTGAGGTGGGGGTTGAGGGAGTAGACCTGAGCGCACTCAAATACCTGCCCCGGATAGGGGGGGCTCCATCTTCCCCCAGCACCCCAGCTACCACCTCACAGACTCCTGCAGTTCCAGCTTCGGCACCCGTACAGACCTCTACGGTCCCCGCTGTTCCAGCGGTTCGGGCTTCGGCTTTGGCGGGTGGGGGTGTGGTTACTGCACCAATGCCGGGTAAAATTCTGAGGATTCTCGTGAAGGAGGGTGAGGAGGTTAAAGCGGGCCAAGGACTCCTCACACTCGAAGCAATGAAAATGGAGAACGAAATACCAGCACCAAAAAACGGCGTGATAAAAAAAATCCTCATAAAAGAAAACGACACCGTCAACACAGGCGACCCACTAATAGAAATCGGGTAGCCCGCGAATCTCTCCTCTACCCATTTTCATTTCAGCGACATGAAAGTGTTTTAACCGATGGATCAACGCTGAACTTTCCATCATAAGTTAAAAGACGAGATATTTTCGGACTTTTTTTTACCGAAAAACATTTATATTCCGGACGTGTACGTTAATGTGCAAAATCTATCGGAGGTGCAAATATGGACTCTGCTGTAATTGTATTGATAGCGGCAGCCCTATACGTTGGTCTGTACTTCAGCTATGGTAAGAGCCTTCAAAACAAGGTCGTCAGGGCCGACCCGGACAGGCCGACCCCGGCACACAAGCTATACGACGGTGTTGACTACGTCCCGGCAAACCCCGTTGTCCTCTACGGACATCACTTCGCATCTATAGCGGGTGCGGGACCCATCGTCGGTCCGGCCGTGGCAATGGCATGGGGATGGATCCCCGGACTGATGTGGGTCTGGTTCGGGAACGTATTCATAGGCGCCGTACACGACTACCTGTCACTGATGTCGTCGGTTCGCTACGACGGTAAGTCGGTTCAGTGGATCGCAGGGAAGCTCATGAGCAGGAGAACAGGAATAGCCTTCGAGCTCTACGTCTGGTTCTCGCTGGTTCTTGTGATTGCAGCATTTGGAGCGGTTATCAGCGGCATCTTCGTCAGCACACCAGGAGCGGCGACTGCTTCATGGTTATTCATGCTCGTCGCAGTGATCCTCGGCCTGCTCCTCTACAGGTGGCAGGTAGACTTCAAGCTCGGAACTATAATCGGCATTCTAATGCTCATCGCCGTGATATACATCGGATTCAAGTATCCAATAGCGGCCAGCAAACATGTGTGGCTCATCGCCCTCGGACTTTACGTCAT from Thermococcus sp. includes:
- a CDS encoding dicarboxylate/amino acid:cation symporter, whose translation is MGLLRRYLDYPVLQKILWGLILGAVVGLILGHYGYAGVVKTYVKPFGDLFVRLLKMLVMPIVLASLVVGAASISPARLGRVGVKIVVYYLLTSAFAVFFGLLMGNLFRVGTGINLGTGQGKAIEASSPSLVKTLLDIVPTNPFGSLANGAVLPVIFFAIVLGIAITYLMNREEERIRTSAGVLLKVFDGLAEAMYLIVGGVMQYAPVGVFALIAYVMAEQGARVVGPLAKVVLAVYVGLTLQILLVYFVLLKVFGIDPLRFIKKAKDAMVTAFVTRSSSGTLPVTMNVAEEKMGIDRGIFSFTLPLGATINMDGTALYQGVTVLFVANAIGQPLAPSQQLVVVLTAVLASIGTAGVPGAGAIMLAMVLQSVGLNLTSGSPVALAYAMILGIDAILDMGRTMVNVTGDLTGTTIVAKTEGELDKSKWQ
- the fba gene encoding class I fructose-bisphosphate aldolase — protein: MDAYQSVGIRRRMRRFFRRNGRALIFAMDHGFEHGPTDFEPVWEHVNPKVIIKKVTRAGVDGVMMLPGIARVAADEVRGQRGLMVKLTSKTALRPGDGQLLQSQLAFVEDAIKLGADAIAATVYWGSPAEDVMMRQFAEVANYAHDLGFPVVQFAYPRGPYITEKYGRKEDYRVVMYGARAAAETGADMIKTYWTGSKETFSKVVDAAAGVPVLLSGGAKAENPLDFLRVVSGVIEAGGAGAVVGRNIFQRENPEPMIKALLRVIHRNEEPEEAAKAEGLL
- a CDS encoding pyruvate/oxaloacetate carboxyltransferase; the protein is MVEIIDTTFRDAHQSLLATRLQTQDMLRIAESMDRIGFYSMEVWGGATFDVCIRYLQEDPWERLRLLRERIRKTKLQMLIRGQNLVGYRHYPDDVAEKFVELAHRNGVDIFRVFDALNDVRNMETVIKKAKEVGAEVQGAIAYTTGPVFTLEYYLKKVEELLALDVDVITVKDMAGLLTPWKAYELVSEIKKTYGVPVNVHTHATTGMAVATYLKAIEGGADFVDTAISPLAFGTAQPGIQTIWHAIPETLGHLNRELIHEVSRYLKKLLEEKYGGLLHKETLMVNPYVLKYQVPGGMYSNLLIQLREMKAIAKLDEVLHEIPHVREDLGWPPLVTPTSQIVGTQAVLNVLFGRYERTTQEVKDYVKGLYGRPPAPIKEDIKRRIIGKAEPTTEKPANLLGPRVEECRKELEELGYLGKEEDVLTYCLFPEVAVGFFRTRQEGRKGSEIPQKAQKFKIYVNGVEFEVGVEGVDLSALKYLPRIGGAPSSPSTPATTSQTPAVPASAPVQTSTVPAVPAVRASALAGGGVVTAPMPGKILRILVKEGEEVKAGQGLLTLEAMKMENEIPAPKNGVIKKILIKENDTVNTGDPLIEIG